The Leishmania infantum JPCM5 genome chromosome 28 sequence ACTAATTTGAAATCAAAGCAGTCGTGAAGACCCGTGGCTTATCACAGCATGTCTGTGTTGGCTTTCCGCGTTGAAGACTCTTAGAAAGcggtgggcgtgcgtgtgcacgacgTTCCCCCTTTCCATATGTTTTTCCCCACCTTCACCGCGTGCTTTCCTTGCGCTCGACTCCTCTCCGACTTTGCATCCTCACTGCCTCGTGTGGCCGACCCGCAGAGCGCAGCACCCTTGGAAGGCACGCTCGCCAACTGTCCACAGATCGCCGGCATCCCTTATCTTCATGTGTGAAGCGCTCTGTACACTGCAACGACTCGTTTGCTGCGCCCTTCAAGTGTGTCCatcctcaccccccccccttgtCACCTCATCGCTCTCTCTATACACGATCGGTAGACTTCGAAAGCGCCGCCTTCTGAAGGTAGCCGATCAGCGCAGGAGGACACCGCCGTGCCCTGTCGCCCTTGTGTGTTCTTTTTGCGCCTCCTGTCGCATCTTCCTTCTCTACGCCCGCTCTGCGCGTCTCTtcaccaccgctgcagcgtgctATGGCGGAGCACCAGCAGTCGTTTTTTGCGCAGGCCGTCTCGCCCCTGGCACCCGAGGCGTCGCCCAAGAGCCACGCTGCTTCCATCGAGTCCGCGTCGCATCGGCACGCAACGGCGGACGAGGCGCGTGCCTCTGTACCACCTCAGCGCCGAGCGAGTGCAGCGGGAAGGggcgcagcgtctcctgcGACCACGCCACCCCCGCGCATTCACGACAAAGCCTGGCTCTTCCACACGGTGCTCCTGCCATCTATCCGAACGACGGACTTTCGtcgcgacggcagcacacagcagcaccgcgccggtGACGTGCAAGGAAAAGCCGCGTCACTGCTCGCGCGCGACGACGTGACACATGTGAGGTCCCCAAAGTCGACCGGGCGTGCGAGCACCAGCGCTCCCGTGGATCCCGCGCCGACCTTCTTGATGGAGCCGAATCACCTTTTTTTCGAAGACACCCCGTCCCCCTCTCGCAGCGGTGGGTCATTGACAGACCGCTACAGCCTACGCACGCTCTACACGTCCCGCTGTGTGAGCCTTGGCATGCGGCGGCCATTCGaccgcctcctgcagcagcttcccAGTGAAGCTGGCCAAGACGCAGCCGATCAGTTACGCATGCTTGTCGCGCGAGACACGTACATCCCGGCCAAGGCGTGCCAAGCGCTCACGGTGTTGTTGCCCTACTGCACCGGGCTCGAGTACATCAACCTGTGCAACGCAGGGCTGCGGAGCAAATCCGGCTTCATGACAGGTGTGAACGCGCTATTGGACGCCCTCATCTGCAGCCCGgcaggcagcggcatcggtgcGGCCCTGCACACCATTGATCTCTCCTTAAACAAGCTCGACGACCGCACCGGTCGGCGACTCTTGCGCCtcgcccagcagcagcctcacCTGCGTGTGGTGAATATTGACGGCACAGAAATTAGGGACAGGATGAAGACACGCATCGCGGAAGAGCTGCGCAGGAACTCgaaggcgcgcacaccgccTATATTGCTCGACGAGGCAGATGAGGAGCAAACTGCCGCCTCTACCGCGGCTTAGCCCTTTGCCCTAGCTGGCCCGCTGACGAAGCCAGGAGTGGCATTCGTGTTTcgcgacgacgatgccgaCGGGCTGGGAGGCAAGCTCCCTGCTGTTcgcgacggtgacggcgccgcatccGTGACGTCATCCACGGTGAGTGAACGCCACAGCTCACACCGCAGTGACTCACAGAGGCTTGCTGGCCACAAAGCAAGCAGAAGCCAGAACGCCAGCGCGAGCAACGCGGATGCGGCAGAGGTAAGCGGCAGTGAAAAGAAGTGACAATGATGATCCTCAGCGGTGTACGCCCACCCTCACTCCTTTTTTGAAGGGCATCAGGAAAGTGAGGGAAGCATGCAGAAGGTAAAATGGCATTCGCACAAGAGACGCGATGGTGGCGATGCGCGATTCGCCGATGCAGGTACCTCTGCCACACGGCCGCCGAGGCTtattgttttcttttttagCTTCATAGCCTTGCCGAAAGGAGTGGAAAAGGTCTCCCCAGTccctctgcccccctccccccttgcGCAGTGCTCCCGCCGGCAtggacacgcacgcgtacgCCAAGGTCAGAACCTTGTGCATGGTTTCCTTCGTGCCTGACGACGAgatccctccctctccctatCATCACCGAATGCTGCCTGTGCCTTGTGGGTATGTGCACGGCCACCTCCTGCATGTGGGATCTGTTTCGGTCACCTCCTGGTTCCTGTGTGTCTGGTGGAAGGCTTCGCACCGATGTGttcgcctccctccacccacgccatacgcacacacaggcagtTTCTTCTTCCTTTCATGCCTTGTCTCCTCCGCAtgggctgcgctgctctcctttCGCGATGTCCgtcgctctctccccttccctcagGCGCCCGTCGTTCTCACCGGGAAAGACAAAGACAGCGAAAAGGTGTTCAACGGAAATGGGACGATTCGTGCTTCTATGTATCTGCGCCCTCGTGAGCCGACCCACTCCCGTCCTTTTGGCTTCCTCGTCTTCTTTCATCTCGTGTTGGCCTTGATGCGCTTCGGCTTTCGTGTTTCCTCGCGCTCCTTCTGGTCTGTTTTCTGGAACTGTTGCTCCAGCTTGTGCCCTTCTCATGCCAGGCGCCTTCTTTGTGCATGTCCTCGGTGCAGAGCGTTTTGTCAAGGGTCcattccccctcccccgcgtATAGCCTCGCCTCGCCTCGTCGCGGCTTCCCTCCGTCTTGCGGCgacatatgtgtgtgcgtgtgtgcgcgcgccttcttTCGTCCTTTGCTGCGTTGTTTGTCCTCCTCAtcctttttcgttgttcGCTGATGTGATGTGGGTTGGAACTACACCGTGAGAGCTGTAAGGATACGCGCAGGGCACGACGTCCTCGGCAATCGTTGcaccttctcgctctctctcattcctcgcttcttcgcctccttgCCCGTGCCCCATTCTCTGTTCGCATCGCTCACACAGGGCAGAGAGGTGCGcagggcgaggcggccggAGTTGGCGTTTCTTCTGAGCACACGAGCGCATCTAGAACACGGTGGGAAAGGAAGTAAATGCAATGATGATGCTCGAGTGTGGCCACCGTGTGcgctttttttgtgtgtgtgtcgattCGAgccaaaaggaaaagaacCCAAAGCGGTAGGCAGGCTTGTCGTGTATCGGCTCTGCCACCACGAATCCcccgccgcttcctcctcctcgtttcCTCTCCGGCCTATCACAgagtgacggcggcgtctcTAGCAAGTGAAAGTCTGTAGCAGGAAACTACTTTTCTTAGTTCTTCGCCCTtgtcctcctcccacccccctcttccttcccctCGGCCTCTTCCCTCTGTAAGTTTGCCCCGtctccatttttttttgtcccGCTCCCGCTCTCTTGGAACGCCACGTGGCCCTTCGGCGACAATGTACATGCTCGGCAAAGTTtctcttctttgttttcgcggtgggggagggggaggggggtcgcTTTTCTTGTGGTTTGGGTCTCCGCTTTTAGTGTGGCGGGGGCCTCCTGAAGTAAATTGCAGCCCATTCGCGAGTTTCGCCGCACACACTCGTTTTCTGTCGATCTCAACGGAGCAAGCAACGAAAAGGCAAAAAGGGACCGCATCGGCGCGTGTGGACTCGACCACGGTGCCCTGCGCTTCGCAGCTGCCCATCTGCCgtcacctcccctccccgtcctcctctcCTAGTTGAGCTCGTCATCGATGCCCTTTAGTGCAATGGCCAACTGCCCGCTCTTCTGCGAGGGGCAGCAAACAAAGGGCATGCGGAAAAGCGGCTCAGCGGCGCTCATTTCACTGCCCGCTGGCCGGGTGGTACCTCCCACGGTGCTGCACTGGCTCCTCTACTCATCTTTCTTTTGtttgcctctcctcccctccctctctcccgctctctctctttctcttgctgtgcgcgcgcaccgcaaTCAAACGACCGCCTCCGCTCATCCAGGAACGCATCCTACAATCAGACTCGAGAAGCCAACAGCGGAATCGCCACGCACTCCATCCAAAGGTGCGCCAACGCGTACGCGCACAACGGCGCATCTTCCGAAAACCTCCGAGGAGGCAAATGAGGCGGAACGAAAAGGATTCATTGCACAGACTACAGGGAAcggctgcagccgcacatatgcttgtctctctctttgtctGGATGCATTTTCTGTCTCGCTCTTAGAGCACGTCTAACGGGCTCCCCCTCATCACCTCCCTCGGCACGATCTGATCCGAATGACGGCACCGCCATCCATCACTGCGACGCTGGACATGCATCGGCACATTTCTGGTGTTTAACGACAACGTCTCTGCCGAAATCAGAAAGATCATGGACAAACTTCTGGCTGAGCGCTACATTCCCTTCATCTGCGCGACATGACGACACCAcgctggcgtgcgcgtgcacgacCCATAGGGAGGCACTATCCTGGCGCGGGGCATGCGCCCCGATCATCACACGCAAGGTGGCATATGCTGCGCTGGACTGGGAAGATTTCACCACATGCATCCACCAAGAAGACTACTCGTCCGTAAACCGCAAAGCGGAGGGCACCGACGTTCGCTACCAAGACAGCAACGACGTCttctgcccccctccctccccggCTGCGTGGCCCCGTGGCCTCGGAAAGCTGAAAAGGGGTGTACGGAGGCCTACGACTCCTCGAACAGCTAACCTCTGCTGGAAGTGCCGGGGCAGACGACTAAGGACACGCTGATTCTCACGGTGgccggcgccggctgcgtcATGAAAAACGCGCGGGCCACTCCCCTGCGTGCTGCCTCCCCCGGCAAGGATAGGAACTTGCAGATGATCTGGCGGAAGGCAAAAGACGGTGTGGCAAAGAAGCTCGTGGAGGTATTTCAGCTGGGGTACTCACTGGCAGGCgatggagagaggcgagggggGCAGATCTGCATTGAGAGATGTACTGGACGGAGTGGCTATTCCGCACTTGTGCTGCGCTGTCGCCCAGTTGTGTGCGAAGGCGCTACGCCTCGGCACCGTTTTGCTCTCCCACGCActtctctccgcctctgcaCTTTCGCCGTTCCCCAGGCGCCCGACAGAGcagcgctttttttttgctctgTTTCTCCGTCGgtggcgcatgtgcgtgcgtgtgagacGGCAAACGCACTGCAGCGACGGAGCCGCGTATGAACACCGCGAACAACAAAATTGGGCAAAAGGAAAGCGCGCACGTTGCTCGACAGCATCCCTCCATCccgttgccctcctcctcccctgtcgctctctctctctctccacagCCTACAGGCGCAGACACGCCCATCTCCTCCGCTTCCCTGTGCCACATGCTCAGCACTCTCTTGCTTagagccaccaccacggcgccggcgatgggtggcgctgccgctgcaagCGACATTCCGTTTCGCTTTGTCGCCTGTGACATGGACGGCACCGTCCTCTCGCCGCACCACACCCTCAGCGAGTACACGGCAGAGACGCTGCGCCGACTAACGCAAGATCACAACGTGCCCTGTATCTTCGCTACTGGACGCGTCTACGCCGACGTGGCCGTCATCAACCAAAACATGCAGCGCTTTTTCCAGGAGcgtcgccagcagctgccgccggtaCCAGCCACCGCGTCGGCCCACACCCCTACCTACATCATCACGTCCAACGGGGCAGTCGTCCACGACGCCGAGACCGGCGAGCTAGTGCTTGAGCACGCCCTCGACCCAGCCGTCGTCCGTGAAATCTATCACCTGCTCCCGACCAGCGAGACGCGCATCAACACTGGCATCATCCAAGGCGAGCACTGGTTCTACCGCATGAACTGGGAAGAGGTGCTGCAGTTCCACAAGGAATCGGGGTATCGGTACCAGGTGCTGGAGCTCATCCCCGACGGTGACGATACGAAGGGCATCGAAGCCACGAGCACGCCGACCGTCGCCTCGTCAGCCGCCGGCGGTAACCTCGACCATGTGCACAAGATCTTCTTCTCGAGCTGGAATCCAACCCTACTGGAGAAGCTGGAGCAGGCGCTTCAGCAACGCTACGGCGACGACTTGACAGTGACCTTCTCAGCGCCCCACAATGTTGATATCACCGCCAAAGGGGTGACAAAGGCGTGGGCCCTGGAGCGTCTCTACGCGCTAATGGCGCCCTTGCCGCACGAGACGGCGTCAacggcgacgccagcgcagcgACTGAAGGCCACCGTCGCATTCGGCGATGACCTCAATGATGCCGCGATGCTGAGCAGCGTGGGCCGCGGCTTCATCATGGGCAACTGCAGCCCGAAGCTTCGGCAGCAATGCCCGGAGCTGGAGGTGATTCAGACTAATACCGAGGACGCTGTCGCCcgcaagctgcgcgaggtgtTCCGCTTGGAAtagccccccaccccttctttTCCGAAAGGGGACGGACGGAATAGAGGGGACAGAGCACTGGCGTAAGGTGCACCGACACAAAACACGGAGTATCCTGCATCCCTGTGCAGTTGCCGGATGTGGTGCCGCGCGGCTCTTGCCACTTGAGCGCACACATCCAGAGCACCGGTTTCCTTACTCTCATTTGCAGGCGTGTTTACGCCCCGAGTAGCCGAAGAGGGTGGCTGATCGCCACCTCTCggtctctcttgctctctaGTGGGATGCCCGGACGTGTGACGTTGCGCACTAGCGAATGGGCGGAGCACCATCGCCACTCGTCCCCGCTGGACGCCGATCTGGCGCGGAGCTTCTTTCCcttacacacgcacggagctgcgacgtgcgcctgctcttctctctcgacCTCCCTGACCCGCCCTCCCATGGCTGTCTTGGCTGGCTTTGCACCGTCTCCGCTTTttccgcacctcctccacggaTATAGATGTATATTTATAGATAGGTATGGATAGATATGTATGCATAGCTTCGCGTGCCCCCACACATCGCACCCCTGCTTGCGATCATCCAGCTAGCCTTCGAACCGGGCAGGAACACCGCCGtctcgctcttttttttccgatTCATTTTGCAATAGCCGAAAAAAAGGTACTTGCACTTCCCCACCGACATTGTTGTCTCTCGCTGTTTGCTTTCTATCGCTGCCCACCGCCTCACGttctcaccaccaccatccctcccctcccctccaaCCCCCTTCATCAAGAGTCTCGTTGTTGTTTAtcttttcctctttcttcGTGGCAAGCCGGGCAGTGCAGAGCAGTGTACTGTCGCTAAAGCAGGAATACGATTCACCATCCCGCATTGACAGCGCTGCCTGCACGTGCATCTTCCGGCGTCACCGTTCTCTCCGCTCCCTCACAGGCGCGCTACGACGACGCCCACCTATTCACCAGTAGAGAACAGTAAGCCAAGCTAGCCGCGCTCCGTTCCGCAAACGCGGCCCGGTAAAACGTGCTCGTGGGATACGTGCGCCCCTGTGGCTTCTGCCTCACCGCTTCCTTGCCTCATTCCAGACGCATCCAAGCACTTCGGCACACCGAGCCAGACAGGTACAAGCTCTTCCGCCCAGTGGCAGACACAACGTCGTCGACGACAGTCAcgagcaccgtcgcctcctcttgGCATTTTTCTTTGGTGTGTAAGCAATGACCAGCCCGTTTCGCTACGTGATCACCGACATGGACGGCACGCTGCTGTCACCAGACCACTTTGTGAGCGACTACACCCGCGACACGCTCAAGACGCTCGTGCATGAACACGGCGTAACACCCATCTTGGCGACCGGCCGCAGCTATGCGGATGCGCGAATTATCGCTGACAACCTCAAGAAGTACATTTGGGGCGATGGCACGGCAGTGCCCGGCGCGCGGGCGCCTGCGAGCCCATCGAGGGCCCCGGCCATCTACCTCGTTACCTCCAATGGCGCTACGGTGCACAACGGTGTCACACACGAAGTCGTATTCCGGACCTCCATCGATCCTGCACTGGCGGAGAAGCTGTTCCAGCTTCTGCCCAGCGACGAGGAAGTTGTGAACACGAACGCCTACCAGAATGATGATTGGGTTTGCCGCATCGACTGGCCAGAAATGATGGCTGCTACCAAGGAGAGCGGCATTCGCTTCATCCATGTGCCAcatccgctgccgtcgtcgagcTGCGCACTAGGCTCGGCTGCGGCATCGcccgacgcagcagcgagcggcaTTGCCATCGGCGACTACACGGGTATTTCCAAGATCTTCTTCATcaccgacgacgcggcgcgtCTGGCGGCGCTAGCGGACGAGGTACACGCGATCGCCAAAGCCCACGGTGGTGCGCCGGTGTCGCTGACCTTTTCGACGTCGGACTGCATGGATATCATGGCGAATGGCGTGACGAAAGCcgaggcgctgaagaagcTCTTTGGCGCTATCCTACCGTCCAGAGACGGagtcgacgtcgtcgccgacgccctCGCGCACGCCATTGCATTTGGCGACGGCCTCAACGATGCAGAAATGCTCACGTCAGCCGGAAAGGGCTGTGTCATGGGCAATGCAAACCCAAAGCTGATTGCGCAGCACCCGGAGCTGGAGGTGATTCTCACCAGCGCCGAAGATGGAGTGGCAAAGAAGCTGCGAAGCGTGTTTCATCTTCCGCTCTAACGAAGCTATCGGAGATGGGAGCCAGTGGAGGAGGCTATGCTGCCCTCGCATCGCTTTTGGTGTGTCGACGCGCATAGATGTTGTCCACGGAGCGCTCACCTACCGTCTGGTGCTGCCTCGGTTTGTCTCCACCGCTGGGCTGTGCCCATGTATGGATATGCGTACCTAGGAGGCGCGTGGTGTTGTGTGCTGGATGTAccgctcccccccccacacacacacacacaccctgTCCATAATGCCGCGCGtcaagcgcgcgcacacgttcTCTGTGGCGTCTGCTCCCATTTCATTGCGTGCTGGTGTTGAGAGCCTGAATGTCACCCCCGAGAGGGGATGCAGCAGGGGGCGGCCAGCACAGTGCgggtgcggctgtgaggcgaaCTGCGGAGCACGGTGTGGATGGGTAGAGGTTGGAGTCAGAGGCCGTTCTCCagtgactgagtcggcgcgctgccgcacagcgTGTATCAACTGCTacttcgcaccacgcgatggggggcctgtgacagggcGGGCGGTAGAGAGGCGCTTGCATCCATGCACTATGGTCGAGAAATGgacacgctgcaggagaagccccgctctgcagacgcacacgctcgccTCTCGTAGGAGCAGAACTGCACCTGACCACAAACGGAAGGGACCGAAAGAAGAGGTGGAAAGCGTCACTTCTGCAGACCGTGTGTGGAAAGCAAAACAGGCGAGTGTTTCTGGAAGAgcaccgcccacccaccctcccaTGTGTAACGTGTTGTGGTATCCCCTCCTTTTCGCGGATTTGCCGCGGTCCTGTGTTTtcggagaagggggagggctcTCACCGGTTGGCGCCCATCACCCACTCGCCATGCTCTTTCTGCTCGTTCTTTTCTTATGGTTATCGGTAACGCACCCCCTCACACGCTGGCACACCTGCACTTCATCGGATGTCAAATTCGCAGTGCCATGATGGCTGCGACGCATGCCGTGTCTGCATTCAAGCAGGGCGCGGTGAAGACCATGCGCAGGAAGCCATCGGACGTGGCGTCGCTTGTGGCGACTGGTAGGCGGCATCCCC is a genomic window containing:
- a CDS encoding haloacid dehalogenase-like hydrolase-like protein, translated to MTSPFRYVITDMDGTLLSPDHFVSDYTRDTLKTLVHEHGVTPILATGRSYADARIIADNLKKYIWGDGTAVPGARAPASPSRAPAIYLVTSNGATVHNGVTHEVVFRTSIDPALAEKLFQLLPSDEEVVNTNAYQNDDWVCRIDWPEMMAATKESGIRFIHVPHPLPSSSCALGSAAASPDAAASGIAIGDYTGISKIFFITDDAARLAALADEVHAIAKAHGGAPVSLTFSTSDCMDIMANGVTKAEALKKLFGAILPSRDGVDVVADALAHAIAFGDGLNDAEMLTSAGKGCVMGNANPKLIAQHPELEVILTSAEDGVAKKLRSVFHLPL